One region of Mugil cephalus isolate CIBA_MC_2020 chromosome 17, CIBA_Mcephalus_1.1, whole genome shotgun sequence genomic DNA includes:
- the cipca gene encoding CLOCK-interacting pacemaker a yields MSSFSRPDRHRTPLFTRTPHLGTSKHDLERDSGFSDVSSEYLSTVELTDSEDVGRNGSVVGQEATGPQVAVMGGSYTGLSPMIIMNNFVLKQPSSMTPAEKQWGFPSPLEVMPQSQVVLLQPMVPNGSSSSSSSSSPKTGSENTRQSKSYMPILKSYPKIAPHPVDRPTKRVGSSRVRGSGTSGYDQRQRRHHHSHRPYSSPSPLPAAQTTTTAQPAANFEAANNQAQSAESQEQLADKSLSSLARSVSLPSYANEFRTVTDSSRMDDDDYQDVLSDHSTKLKRFSNTYNILSKSGLLGITMRTKQLIKENKHTQGQLQQLQEQTALLLEALSSGDPQLWTKLQLSLQDTEKEQWGTKAQRVLA; encoded by the exons ACCGCTGTTCACCAGGACACCACACCTTGGAACATCCAAGCATGACCTGGAGAGGGATTCAGGCTTCTCAG ATGTCAGTTCTGAGTACCTCAGTACGGTTGAACTGACGGACTCTGAAGATGTGGGAAGGAATGGATCAGTAGTCGGCCAGGAAGCGACTGGTCCGCAGGTGGCTGTAATGGGAGGCTCATACACTGGACTTTCTCCAATGATCATCATGAACAACTTTGTCTTAAAGCAG CCTTCCTCCATGACTCCAGCAGAGAAACAGTGGGGCTTCCCTTCACCATTGGAAGTGATGCCTCAGTCACAGGTGGTTCTTCTTCAACCCATGGTCCCgaatggcagcagcagcagcagcagcagcagctctcccaAGACGGGCTCTGAAAATACCCGACAATCAAAAAGCTACATGCCCATCCTCAAGTCGTATCCCAAGATCGCCCCGCACCCCGTCGACAGGCCCACCAAGCGAGTGGGATCCTCGAGAGTCAGGGGGAGCGGCACGTCAGGATACGACCAGCGTCAGCGGAGGCACCATCACAGCCACAGGCCCTACAGTTCCCCGAGTCCGCTGCCAGCAGCGCAGACGACGACGACAGCCCAACCAGCCGCCAACTTCGAGGCGGCAAACAACCAAGCGCAGTCGGCCGAGAGTCAGGAGCAGCTTGCTGACAAGTCTCTATCTTCACTAGCAAGGAGCGTCTCGCTGCCTTCCTACGCTAATGAATTCAGGACTGTGACCGACAGCAGCAGGATGGATGACGACGATTACCAGGACGTCCTGTCGGACCACAGCACCAAACTGAAACGCTTCAGCAATACCTACAACATTCTCAGCAAGTCGGGCCTGCTGGGGATCACCATGCGCACAAAGCAGCTGATCAAGGAGAATAAGCACACGCAGggacagctgcagcagcttcaggagCAAACAGCTCTCCTgctggaggctctgagcagTGGAGACCCACAGCTGTGGACTAAACTCCAGCTGTCTCTGCAGGACACGGAAAAGGAGCAGTGGGGCACCAAAGCTCAGAGGGTCCTGGCATAA